A window of the Lolium perenne isolate Kyuss_39 chromosome 7, Kyuss_2.0, whole genome shotgun sequence genome harbors these coding sequences:
- the LOC127311794 gene encoding auxin efflux carrier component 2, translating into MITWKDIYDVLAAVVPLYVAMFMAYGSVRWWGIFTPDQCSGINRFVAVFAVPLLSFHFISTNDPYAMDYRFLAADSLQKLVILAALAVWHNLLSRYRCHRGGVVGAGDEAASLDWTITLFSLATLPNTLVMGIPLLRAMYGDFSGSLMVQIVVLQSVIWYTLMLFLFEYRGAKALISEQFPPDVGASIASFRVDSDVVSLNGREALQADAEVGRDGRVHVVIRRSASGSTTGGHGAGRSGIYRGASNAMTPRASNLTGVEIYSLQTSREPTPRQSSFNQSDFYSMFNGSKLASPKGQPGVVGGGGARGQGLDEQVANKFKGGEAAAPAYPAPNPGMMMPAPRKKELGGSNSNSNKELHMFVWSSSASPVSEANLRNAVNHAASTDFAAAPAAAATPRDGATPRGLSGTVTPVIKKDASNGDVGVEIEDGMMKSPATGLGVKFPVSGSPYVAPRKKGADMPGLEEAAHPMPPASVMTRLILIMVWRKLIRNPNTYSSLIGLVWSLVSFRWNIQMPTIIKGSISILSDAGLGMAMFSLGLFMALQPKIISCGKSVATFAMAVRFLTGPAVIAATSIAVGLRGVLLHVAIVQAALPQGIVPFVFAKEYNCHPQILSTAVIFGMLVALPITILYYVLLGI; encoded by the exons ATGATCACCTGGAAGGACATCTACGACGTGCTGGCGGCGGTGGTGCCGCTGTACGTGGCCATGTTCATGGCGTACGGGTCGGTCCGGTGGTGGGGCATCTTCACGCCCGACCAATGCTCCGGCATCAACCGCTTCGTGGCCGTCTTCGCCGTGCCGCTCCTCTCCTTCCACTTCATCTCCACCAACGACCCCTACGCTATGGACTACCGCTTCCTCGCCGCCGACTCACTCCAGAAGCTCGTCATCCTCGCCGCGCTCGCCGTGTGGCACAACCTGCTCTCCCGCTACCGCTGCCACCGCGGCGGCGTCGTCGGCGCCGGGGACGAGGCCGCGTCGCTTGACTGGACCATCACGCTCTTCTCCCTCGCCACGCTGCCCAACACGCTCGTCATGGGTATCCCGCTCCTCCGCGCCATGTACGGCGACTTTTCCGGGTCGCTCATGGTGCAGATCGTGGTGCTGCAGAGCGTCATCTGGTACACGCTCATGCTCTTCCTCTTCGAGTACCGCGGCGCCAAGGCGCTCATCTCCGAGCAGTTCCCGCCGGACGTCGGCGCCAGCATCGCCTCCTTCCGGGTCGACTCCGACGTGGTCTCGCTCAACGGGCGCGAGGCCCTGCAGGCCGACGCCGAGGTCGGGCGCGACGGCCGTGTTCACGTCGTCATCCGGCGGTCGGCGTCCGGGTCTACCACGGGCGGCCATGGCGCCGGGCGTTCCGGGATTTACCGTGGTGCGTCCAACGCGATGACGCCACGAGCGTCCAACTTAACGGGCGTGGAGATCTACTCGCTGCAAACGTCGCGGGAGCCCACCCCGAGGCAATCTAGCTTCAACCAGTCGGACTTCTACTCCATGTTCAACGGGAGCAAGCTGGCCAGTCCAAAGGGGCAACCCGGTGtcgtcggcggtggtggtgcaCGCGGGCAAGGGCTCGACGAGCAGGTGGCCAATAAgttcaagggaggcgaggctgcaGCACCGGCGTACCCCGCGCCTAACCCTGGCATGATGATGCCGGCGCCACG GAAGAAAGAGCTTGGGGGTTCGAACTCCAACTCGAACAAGGAGTTGCACATGTTCGTGTGGAGTTCCAGCGCGTCGCCCGTGTCCGAGGCCAACCTCCGCAACGCTGTCAACCATGCCGCCTCTACCGACTTCGCCGCCGCGCCGGCAGCAGCAGCCACGCCACGCGACGGCGCCACTCCCAGAG GTTTAAGCGGCACCGTGACGCCGGTGATCAAGAAAGACGCCAGCAACGGCGACGTGGGGGTGGAGATCGAGGACGGCATGATGAAAAGCCCGGCGACCGGGCTCGGCGTTAAGTTCCCGGTATCGGGATCCCCATATGTGGCGCCGAGGAAGAAGGGCGCGGACATGCCCgggctggaggaggcggcgcaccCTATGCCGCCGGCGAGCGTGATGACGCGGCTCATCCTGATCATGGTGTGGCGGAAGCTCATCCGCAACCCCAACACCTACTCCAGCCTCATCGGCCTCGTCTGGTCACTCGTCTCATTCAG GTGGAATATTCAGATGCCTACAATAATCAAAGGTTCCATATCTATCCTGTCTGATGCAGGTCTAGGGATGGCTATGTTCAGCTTAG GTCTCTTCATGGCTCTGCAACCGAAGATTATCTCGTGTGGCAAGTCTGTCGCCACATTTGCCATGGCGGTGAGGTTCTTGACGGGTCCGGCGGTGATCGCTGCGACCTCCATAGCCGTTGGGCTCCGGGGAGTGCTCCTACATGTTGCCATTGTTCAG GCAGCACTTCCACAAggaattgttccatttgtgtttgCCAAGGAGTACAATTGCCACCCTCAAATACTTAGCACAGC GGTTATTTTTGGTATGCTCGTCGCGCTCCCGATCACGATACTCTACTATGTTCTTCTTGGGATATAG